TGGCGCAAACTTACGGGCGTAATCAGGTTTCACAAATCATTACTTACGGCTCAATGGCGGCTAAAGCAGTAGTACGCGATGTTGGGCGTGTGTTGGGGCATCCGTATGGCTTTGTGGATCGGGTCGCTAAACTGATTCCCTTTGTCTTAGGGATTACCTTAGAAGACGCGCTAGGGCGTTCCAAAAAAGCACAAGATGATTCCGAACGCGTCTCACCCGAATTATGCGAACTGTATGAAAAAGACGAAGAAGTCAAAGCCTTATTAGACTTAGCCTTGTCTTTAGAAGGCTTATCCCGCAATACAGGTAAACACGCAGGCGGGGTATTGATTTCGCCTTCGGATTTAACCGATTTCACCCCCATTTTATGCGAAGAGAACGGCGAAGGCTTGGTTTCACAGTTTGATAAAAACGATGTGGAAGAAATTGGTCTGGTTAAATTCGACTTTTTAGGCTTGCGTAACCTAACCATTATTGATTGGGCATTGCAAACCATTAATCGCCAACAAGCCGCTAAAGGCTTACCCCTAGTCGACATCAACCGTATTCCGCTCGACGATAAACCCAGCTACGACTTACTCAAAGCGCAGAAAACCACCGCTGTATTCCAACTGGAATCACGCGGCATGAAAGACTTAATCCGCCGCCTACAACCGGACGTATTTGAAGATATTATCGCGCTGGTGGCTTTATTCCGTCCGGGTCCTTTGCAATCCGGCATGGTCGACGATTTTATTAATCGTAAAAAAGGCATTGCCGCGATTGAATACCCGCATCCTAGCCTTGAGCAAATTCTTAAACCCACTTACGGCGTGATTGTTTACCAAGAACAGGTTATGCAAATTGCGCAAGTGCTGGCGAGTTATACGCTTGGCGGTGCGGATATGTTACGCCGCGCCATGGGTAAGAAAAAACCCGAAGAAATGGCTAAGCAACGCTCAATTTTTATGGAAGGTGCGCGTAATAACAATATCGACGATAATCAATCAGGTTATATCTTTGATTTAATGGAGAAGTTTGCGGAATACGGCTTCAATAAGTCACATTCTGCCGCTTATGCGTTAGTGGCCTTCCAAACGGCTTGGTTAAAAGCCCATTATCCGGCGGCGTTTATGGCAGCGGTTTTATCGGCGGATATGGATAACACCGATAAAGTGGTAACCTTATTAGATGATTGCCGCCAATTAAATCTTACTATTTTACCACCGGATATTAATCGCTCGGATTTTCAATTTACGGTCGACGAGCAAAATCGTATTATTTACGGATTAGGTGCATTAAAAGGCGCGGGTGAAGCAGCGTTAAGTGTGTTATTGCAAGAACGCCAGCAAAATGGTGCGTTTAAATCGTTAACAGATTTATGCAAACGGGCGAATTCACAAAAGGTGAATAAGCGCGTGTTAGAAACGCTTATTAAATCGGGGGCGTTTGATTCATTAGGCGGGACGCGGCGCGCCATGTTGGCATTTTTGCCAGAAGCCATGCGCATGGCAGAACAACATCACCGCGATCAATTAAAAGGGCAAACTGATTTATTTGGCGGTATGTTTGGCGATGCGCTGGGTGCATCAAACGAAAGTATTATGTCGGATTTAGCCGAATTTCCCGAAAAAGAACGCCTGCAATTAGAAAAAGAAACGCTAGGTTTATATTTAACGGGACATCCTTTAGACGAATATAAACAAGAAATCGAAGGGCTGCCGCATCGTATGCCACTAGTGGATTTAGCCGAGGACGAGCATACCAAGTATAAAAAGCAATCCGTCATGCTAGCCGGATTAGTATCGAGTATTCGCACACAAAATACCGATAATGGCAAACGGGCTTTTGTGCAATTAGATGACAATACTGCGTATTATGAAGCCTTAATTTTTACAGATACCTATACACAATATGCCGAACTTTTAGAAAAAGATACGTGTGTAGTGATTGAAGGGGTATTGGATACCAATTTTTCGGGTAAAACACGCTTAAAAGTTGAAAAAATTCATACTATGCAATCTGTACGTGAAAACTTTTTACGCCGTGTTTATTTTAAGCTGAAGCATGATAACCAAACTTGTTTTGAGCAGCTTAAACCGTATTTGATGCAAAGTGATAATCCGAAGCATCAAATTATTATTGATTACCAAGGGGCGCAAGCCAAAGCTGAATTACGATTAGGCAGTCAATGGCAAGTTATGCTCGGTGATGAGTCATTGAAAGCCATGCGAGAAATTTTAGAAAAAGATCAGCTTAGATTGGTGTTTTAAAATTATTAAATCAAGCAAGCTCAAGATAAACAATGAAAAGTAAGGGGATAACTAATACTTGAATCAGGCTGTAGATTAATGAAATAAATAGGCAGCACCATAGGTTATCGCCTTTGTAATATAACCAAGCCAGCCATGCGCCTACTAGCATATAAGGCAGGGTAGCAATCCAATCTTGCCCTAAGCTATACCAGAACGTGAGGCCGTATAAAAGGGAGGAAAGCGTTAGCCATAAGATCAGCCGTGGATTAACGTAAAGTTTTTCCATGAATAATACATGGCGGAATAATAGTTCATTGATAATGGCTGTAAAAAGGGTGTTACCTAAAGCAGCAGTAAAAACAATAAAACTACCTAATAATGATAAATGTTTGCTGTGATAGCTGGGTACATCATACATTGCACCGACTTGATTTTTGCCAAATGCACTTTCCAATAAAGCCACTAAGGAAAGTTCAGTAAAGCCAATAATGCCGAAAATAGCTAAAACACTACCACCGATTAACCACCATTTTGCTGAGTTTAACTGTAAAAACTCTTGCCAATGTAATAATAAAATATCACTGTATAAGGCAATTGTGCCCGTGAATAAAATCAAATGAGCCGTAAAGCTAATAATGCTATTAAATAAAATAGATTGAATGAAATATTGATTTAGAATAAAAGGGATAAGATTACAGAGCAAATATAAGCTGAATAAACGCATGTCGCGTCTTACCCATAAAGACACGCCTAAAGGTAAAAGCATTTTAATGAAGTTAAATAATGTAGCGCTTATTTGCTTATAATGATTAATAACGACTTACCTAAGCAGATTTGACACAAGAGGCATTCAGTTTAGATTGAACACCTCGCTAAAATGAGTAAGACTTAATATTTGCCTTTTTGTTTCAAGGCTTGAATTGATTCTCCGCGTATTCCCCAATTTTCAAATCCCACCTCGTCAATCACCACAAAGGTGGTATTCGGATTTTTGCCCAGTACATCGGTCATAACATCCGTAATACGGCGAATGACTTCCTCTTTCTGCGCCTGCGTCGCACCTTCAGTAATACGTACATTAATATACGGCATGCCTCGCAACTCCTCTATTGTTGTAAAACTTGTCGCGTTATATAACCTAAGGTGAGGCGGGGAAACAAGGGTATTCAGCGGCGGTGTGGTGCTTTTGTTAGTTGGCTTGCTGTTAATGAGTTGCGACTTATCGAAAAGTTAACTATTTTACAGAGAGTTAGGCATCAATCGTTAGTGGGAGGGAGTCACATGTTATTATATAAACTTGGGCATATCAGCGGTTTAATGTTAGGCATTGGTTTATCGCTGGTACTACAAGCGGCGGAAACCCCAATACCTAAATTTAAAGACTATCCAGTCAACACGGTTTATAACGGTGCGCCCGCCCCTTTGGTCATGACTGAGATGGCAAAAACCTTCAAAACGCGCTTGCGAGAAGCCTTACAAGGTAAGCCTGTCTTTGCGGGCGAATACGTGCAAGCTACTTGGGGTTGTGGCACAAGTTGCGGGATGACAACCTTTGTGAATAAACGCACGGGGCGCGTAGCAGAAGACAGCTTTGGCGGCGAATTTGGTCCTTATGTGACAGACTATAAACTCAACAGCCGTTTATTAGTCGCAGAAGGCGCAATTATGGATAAAGACGGGCAGGATACCGGAAAATACGCAGTTTATTTCTACCTTATGCAAAAAAATGGGCAGTTTAAACTATTAGAAAAACGCTTAATTCCACGCCCTGAAGATGCCAATCATGACGGTTTACCGGATTGAGTGTAAAGTTAGTCATCGGTTGGTTGAAAATAGCTAAGTAATGGCGTGTTGTCTAGAATCAATTTATTGTTTTCTAGACAAAATGGTACAACCCATAATGTTAAAGCTTCTGAATAATAAAACGGGGAAAGGGGTTCTTGAAAACGTTCAGTTTTTGGATAAATCAGCACTAAATCACCTTTACCTTCTAAGTACTGATGACCATAAGCAAACAATTGGTAAAAATCGCTTTGCTTTAATCCGTATTGATAACTGCTAATATCTAATAACTTCCATTTTGTATCTAAAATAACAATAATTTTTTTCTTTTCAAGAATTGCCAAATCTGGTTTTAGCTGAAATAGATATTTTTCTTCCTGCTTCGTTTTATGTTTAACAAGATACTTATTATTAAGCTGGGTTCTTAATTCAAAATTATTGACTAATTGTTTTTTTAATTGCTTTGCCACATATTTTTCAAATAATGTTTCCATTGGAAAAAGCAGTGAGATACCTTGCCAACTGCCTTTATTAAACCAAGGGGTTTGTTCGGTGATAATCAATTCAACCCAAGGTTTGGCAGCTTGATAATAAACCATGTCACGTTGAGTACTCCAACTCATCAAGTCTTGTTTGGCTTGGGTACTTGTGGGTATCTCATCAAAATGTAAGAGTAATTGCCGGATATGACGCTGGTTATCGCTATCCAATGTCCATTTCAAAACTTTCTGTAATGCGGTTTTTAATAAACGATTTTCAGGGCGATTAGGTAAAAAACAGTCGTATTCAATTTGAAATTTGTGTTGTTTACTCAAAGGTTGGCGTAGCTGTTGACTCACTCGCAACCGCCCTTTAATAAAATTACGCTCCGCTTGAATACGCACATAATCCGAACGCAACCCACGATGTACAATATGACTAGCTGCTTGTAAGAAATAACTAATTAAAATATCTATCAAACGACCTGAGCGTTTTTCTAAATTGGCTTCAGTCGCCTCCAAACTTTTTAGGTCGTAAACGACTGCAAGCATTTTCCATAAGAGCTGTTTAGATTTATTTTGCTCTTCTTCAGTTTCATTTTTATAAATTTTCGGTAAAACTTCTATACAAGTACCACAGGGGGTTTCAATAATGCCCACGTAGTTTTTGACTTGTAATCTATCGCCATAATGCTTAATAAAGGGAGGCTGTTTTTCCTCATCTTCCAAAATGTACCGAGTTAGCCATTCAAATGCTGATTCACTAATACAATTCTTTGTGATTTTACTATGCTCAAAAATAACATGAGACTTAGTCATTTACCGTACTCGGGCAATTTACATATATTGCCGTATAGGTTTCTGATTTATCTAATGCAGCATAATTAATTTTATATGCATCTGGCGTTACTAAATTGTCAGGTACTGGCATAGCAAACTGTATAAATTTTTCTTTTTTCTGAATAACTGTATCACCTAAAATTAATTGAATTTTACCCCAGTCGTCAAAGAAATATTCTTGCAGTAAAGGAATGACTTTATTTTTGAATATGGCGGCTAATGTGTCGATATTCTTCTTATCTTCTTCAAGGAGTTCCATAAAAAACGCATGACCTAGCGTATGCTCCCGATCATATAAAGCCTCAATTCTTTCGTTTAAGCATTTAAGTAAATTACAAATATTAATATTATCAATCACTAGACCTTCGAGTAAATCAGGGTTAGGCATCATTTCTTCAAAATGAAAACGACGGCGTAAAGCAGTATCTATTTGCGTAAGTGAGCGGTCAGCCGTATTCATTGTACCCACAATATATAAATTGCTAGGTACAGGAAATGATTTTTTTGAATAAGGCAAAGTGACAGACAAAGCTTCGTCTTTACCAGCGCGTTTAGAGTCTTCAATCAGGGTAATGAGTTCGCCAAAAATATTAGAAACATTACCACGGTTGATTTCGTCAATGATTAGAACAAAGTTTTCATCAAGGTTTTTTTCAGCATCTTCACAAATTTTTTTAAAAACACCAGGTTCTATACTATAAACTATTTTTTCATCCTTAACCGAAGCTCTTAAACCCTCCACAAAATCTTCATAAGCGTAACTTTGATGAAAGGTTGTCATCACTATCTTATTTTCTTCACGTAACTTATCGAAGCGTTCTTTCAAGGCTTTTCTACCATCTTTATTTTTATAGACGCTGTAAAAATCTGGGTCAATAATTTCTAGAGCTTTATTAATGGTATGGTAGGTTTTACCTGTACCGGGTGGACCGTAAAAAATGATATTTAGAGGGTAAATTGATTTTTCATCCAAGGTATCTGCAGGTAATTTATTATTCAAACTATCATTCCAAATTTTATTTATTCGTTGGACTAAATCTTGCTTTTTTATTTTTATACAGCCTTGAACTGTATTATATTCTATGGGCTGATCTAATATAAGCCATGTTGCTTCATAAAAAAAAGTACTATCCTCGTAATGAATTGCGTATTCTTTATCAATAACACTCAGATTTGGTTCTTGTGTAACTGACATTGCAGCCGATTTAATTTTGGCTATTGCTCTAATCTGAAATCCCTCTGCAATTGCTATTAAATCACCGTCTTGAAAATTCCTTGTAGGACTAATAACAATTTTTTCCGCTTTTATAAATTCATAATAACTCGGACTATTTTTTCCCCAAGAACATCCTTGTTTCCAAGTCGTCATAATTATTGCCTTAGATTGAATAAAAATATTTATTATACAATAATATGTTAAAAAACGAACAGGCTTAACGTTTTCTCAACCACCCCGTCAAACTCAAACGTTGTCGATTAGCGGGTAAAACCTCATGCCAGAAGCGTTCGCTTAGGAATAAAACCACTGTGCCACCTTGTGGTTGAATATCTATAAATTCACCGCCATTTGTACCGTTGGTGTAGAGGCGTAATTGCCCGCCGTCTGGGGCTTGCCAATCCTTGTTAAGGTATAACAGTGTGGTGACTAAGCGGGCGGATGTGCCGCGAAAGTTGTCGATATGGCTGCGGTAGAACGCACCTGCGGGGTAGAGCGCGAAGTGGTGTTCGTATTCAAATAAGCCTAAATAGAGGCTGCGGTTGAGTTCGACGCGCAGTTGTTCGACAAAGGTTTGCCATTGCCCTAACGCGCCGTGGGTGCAGGGTTCGAGCCATTGCACTTGGTCGCCGCGTATGGCTTGATTGACGTTTAAGCCGTTGCCTTGCCCAATGCCAGCGGCGTGAAAGCTTCCGGCTTGCCATTGGCTTAAGGCTTGTTGGCGCAAAGCATTTACGGTGTCGGTGGCGAAAAAGTTAGGCAGCACCAGCCAACCGGTGTTGGCTAATGCGTCAATAATCGGCTCGAAGTCGATTAGCATTTTAAGGCTAAGCCGCGTGCTAAACGTGATTGCCGATGACGTAAGCCCATGCTTTGCCGCGTAAACCATTGGCGCACTAAGGGAATGCGATCCACCGCAAGTAAGCCGCCCGCGCGAGCGTGATTCAATGGCATAAAGTCGGTGGAAAATAAGCGTACTAAGGAATCGGTATAACGTACCACGGTTGCATAATCGGCTTTGCGTAGGGTTTCGTAGGTTTCAAGTAATTCAGACGCACCCACGTCTTGTTGCGTTTGCGCGGCTTGGGCTAATAAATCCGCTAATTGTGCCACGTCGCGTAAGCCTAAATTTAAGCCTTGTCCCGCTACCGGATGCAAGGCGTGTGAGGCATTGCCAATCACTACCGCCCGCCCGGCAACTTCTTTAGTGGATTTTTGTAAAACCAGCGGGTAGGTGGCGCGTTTGCCGACTTTGGTAAATAAGCCTTGGCGATAGCCGAAGGTGTGTTGGAGTTTTTGCAAGAAGGCCGCGTCATCCAGTTGCAAGGTATCCGCAACGTCTTTTGTCCAATGCGTCCACACCAACGAATAGCGATTGTCGGTTAAGGGCAATAAAGCTAGCGGGCCTTGTGAGGTAAAGCGTTCGTAGGCACTGTGTTGATGCGGCTGGCTGGTGCTGACATTGGCAATTAAGGCGGTTTGTCGGTAATCGCTACGGGTGACTTCAATTCCCAACATCTGCCGCACTTTGGAATCTGTGCCGTCGCAAACCACTAATAATTTAGTTTGTATTTGATTGACCACCCCTTGGCGCTCAATCGACACCGTAACTTGTTCCGCGTCTTGTGCCACTGCGTAAACTTTGGCGGGTACAATGGTTTCCACCGCGCTACAGCTTAGTTCGTCATACAATACTTTGCCCAATACGCGGCTTTCTACCACATAACCCAACGCGGGTACGCCTTCACTGTCTGCATCTAAACGGGTTGCACCGAAATAGCCTTTATCCGACACATGAATATGCTGAATGCTTTCGACACCGGATTTAAGCTTTTGCCAGATACCCATACCTTGATAAATACGACTTGAACCAAACGACAAGGCAATCGAGCGGTCGTCATAACTCGGCTGTTCGGCAACTCCAAAGTTAAACGCTTCGATTAAACCGACGCGCAAATCCAAGGGCTTTAAGGCAACGGCTAAACTTGCACCGACCATACCGCCGCCGACAATCAGGACATCAAACATGCGCAGCACCTTCGCTAGAATCATTCTGTGTAGGCGGATGTTACACCCTAAGCCTTAGCCTGATAAGCAATGTGCTTTGATTTAAATCTAGGAATACGCCTTTAAATACTCGCGCACGGCGTGGTCAGCGGTACGGGTAGTTTCTGGCAAGCGGTAATGTGGCGTAAGTTTTAAGACCCAATCGCAAGCACTTGCCAAACTAATGCGATGCCCGACCGATACGAACACGGGTTTAATTTGCGTTTGGGTGCGTAACACCTTGCCCACGATTTCCCCGTCTTCTATTAAATCGCTGCTCGCGCCCCGTTGTGTAGCCGGTTCGCTAAACTCACCGATAAAGCGTTTTTTCGCACAACCTAAAGTTGGAATATCCAGCATTAAACCCAAATGACAAGCCAAACCAAAGCGGCGCGGGTGCGCAATACCTTGCCCATCGCACACCACTAAATCTGGTAAGGCTTCTAATTTGGCAAACGCGGCTAACAAGGATGGCAATTCCCGAAAGGAAAACAAGCCCGGCACATACGGGAAACTCACCCGTTCCTCGGCATAGCTTATGGTTTGAATTGCCAAGCTTTGTGCATCTAATACCACCACCGCACCGACTAAGTGCGTTTCGTCTTTAGAATAAGCGACATCTACCCCTGCAATGGTGTTAATCGTTGGGAAATCATCAGTTTGAATGACGCGTTCCCGCCATTGGTTTTGTAAAGCAAAGGCTTGTTCTGGGCTTAAATCCCAAGCGTGTTGTAATGTAGGGCGCATAGGCTTATTAATTGAAGTAATTCATGTAAGCTTAGTTTACCAGCGATTATTTAAATAACGCCGGATTGGATTTTCCAATAAGTAAAAAGAGGCAATGCCTAGCAAGATCGAGGCTAAAAAGCCCAGTATTACAGCCATTGGTATATAGTTTTCATAATCTCTCAGGTAGAAAAAGAAAGGTTGTTGCCACATGTAGATTGAGAATGACCAGATACCTAATAAGCGTAAGGAGTCGATAGATAGTATTTGTTTGGCGGCAAGTGGAATTTTATCGAGATGATTGACGGTAAAAGCGAGTAATAACGGTGAAAACCCCCACATGGCATAAGGTGGCGCATAATTAGAATAACAAGCGGCCGCCAATATAAAGGTCAATAGGGGTAACCAACTCGGTATAAAATGAGTTATTTTATGTTTTACCAAAGCATAAGCGGCTGATAATAATAAATGTGAGGCGACGATTTCAGTTCTGACGGGTATTTTGGAAGGCATTAAATCTGGATGCAGCCAATATAAAGCGTTTAACGCAATCGAAGCAAAGCCTAAGATAAATAAAGCAATGGCTTCTCGTTTTTTTAAGAGCGGTATTAATGTTAAAAGGCTGAGCACAATATAACAATGTTCTTCAACATTCAGCGACCAAATATGCCCAATCGGTAAGCCAGTATTCCACAAATCGGGTGTCTCAGGAAAATAACTGCGTAAGAAAAATAAGCTATAGAAATAATTATGTGTTTCGGCTGAAAGATTGAATAAATAACTGGCTAAATAGACAATGCTAATAAAAATAAAAAACACGGGGAAAACGCGACTAATCCGGCGTTTGTAAAAGGTACTTAACGGCACGCGCTTGACGAATAAAATATGACTCATTAATAAGCCGGACAGCACAAAGAAAATATCGACACCAAACCGCCCTAAATTATAATAAGGGACGGGATAGAAATGACTAATCAGTACAAAGAAAATGGCTAAGCCGCGCCAACCGTCTAAATAATCCA
This DNA window, taken from Candidatus Thiocaldithrix dubininis, encodes the following:
- a CDS encoding acyltransferase, with translation MTTLTQVANQAATHGQSELNRLDYLDGWRGLAIFFVLISHFYPVPYYNLGRFGVDIFFVLSGLLMSHILFVKRVPLSTFYKRRISRVFPVFFIFISIVYLASYLFNLSAETHNYFYSLFFLRSYFPETPDLWNTGLPIGHIWSLNVEEHCYIVLSLLTLIPLLKKREAIALFILGFASIALNALYWLHPDLMPSKIPVRTEIVASHLLLSAAYALVKHKITHFIPSWLPLLTFILAAACYSNYAPPYAMWGFSPLLLAFTVNHLDKIPLAAKQILSIDSLRLLGIWSFSIYMWQQPFFFYLRDYENYIPMAVILGFLASILLGIASFYLLENPIRRYLNNRW
- the nfi gene encoding deoxyribonuclease V (cleaves DNA at apurinic or apyrimidinic sites) — encoded protein: MRPTLQHAWDLSPEQAFALQNQWRERVIQTDDFPTINTIAGVDVAYSKDETHLVGAVVVLDAQSLAIQTISYAEERVSFPYVPGLFSFRELPSLLAAFAKLEALPDLVVCDGQGIAHPRRFGLACHLGLMLDIPTLGCAKKRFIGEFSEPATQRGASSDLIEDGEIVGKVLRTQTQIKPVFVSVGHRISLASACDWVLKLTPHYRLPETTRTADHAVREYLKAYS
- the dnaE gene encoding DNA polymerase III subunit alpha; this translates as MTPFVHLRLHTEYSLVDSTIRIKPLMKSVEKLGMPAVAITDLNNFFGLVKFYKAANGAGIKPIFGMHVLLKDEQSEQVFPLLLLCQTNTGYRNLTRLISRAYLQGQVLGVPYVQHAWLKEFSDGVIMLSGGREGDVGQALLAGNQDLAQRRLQEWLAVFGDRYYLELQRTGREGEEDYIQAAVELALALAVPVVATNDVRFVQSADFDAHEARVCINSGHVLADPKRPRLYSAQQYLRSPAEMQALFADIPSALENTVEIAKRCNVSLTLGKNYLPQFPIPDGMTEAEYFCKVSQDGLEERLDFLFTDTPRGTPAFLERRKPYDERLTIELDVINKMGFPGYFLIVADFIQWAKDNGIPVGPGRGSGAGSLVAYALKITDLDPLAYDLLFERFLNPERVSMPDFDIDFCMDNRDKVIDYVAQTYGRNQVSQIITYGSMAAKAVVRDVGRVLGHPYGFVDRVAKLIPFVLGITLEDALGRSKKAQDDSERVSPELCELYEKDEEVKALLDLALSLEGLSRNTGKHAGGVLISPSDLTDFTPILCEENGEGLVSQFDKNDVEEIGLVKFDFLGLRNLTIIDWALQTINRQQAAKGLPLVDINRIPLDDKPSYDLLKAQKTTAVFQLESRGMKDLIRRLQPDVFEDIIALVALFRPGPLQSGMVDDFINRKKGIAAIEYPHPSLEQILKPTYGVIVYQEQVMQIAQVLASYTLGGADMLRRAMGKKKPEEMAKQRSIFMEGARNNNIDDNQSGYIFDLMEKFAEYGFNKSHSAAYALVAFQTAWLKAHYPAAFMAAVLSADMDNTDKVVTLLDDCRQLNLTILPPDINRSDFQFTVDEQNRIIYGLGALKGAGEAALSVLLQERQQNGAFKSLTDLCKRANSQKVNKRVLETLIKSGAFDSLGGTRRAMLAFLPEAMRMAEQHHRDQLKGQTDLFGGMFGDALGASNESIMSDLAEFPEKERLQLEKETLGLYLTGHPLDEYKQEIEGLPHRMPLVDLAEDEHTKYKKQSVMLAGLVSSIRTQNTDNGKRAFVQLDDNTAYYEALIFTDTYTQYAELLEKDTCVVIEGVLDTNFSGKTRLKVEKIHTMQSVRENFLRRVYFKLKHDNQTCFEQLKPYLMQSDNPKHQIIIDYQGAQAKAELRLGSQWQVMLGDESLKAMREILEKDQLRLVF
- a CDS encoding 4-oxalocrotonate tautomerase family protein; translated protein: MNTLVSPPHLRLYNATSFTTIEELRGMPYINVRITEGATQAQKEEVIRRITDVMTDVLGKNPNTTFVVIDEVGFENWGIRGESIQALKQKGKY
- a CDS encoding AAA family ATPase produces the protein MTTWKQGCSWGKNSPSYYEFIKAEKIVISPTRNFQDGDLIAIAEGFQIRAIAKIKSAAMSVTQEPNLSVIDKEYAIHYEDSTFFYEATWLILDQPIEYNTVQGCIKIKKQDLVQRINKIWNDSLNNKLPADTLDEKSIYPLNIIFYGPPGTGKTYHTINKALEIIDPDFYSVYKNKDGRKALKERFDKLREENKIVMTTFHQSYAYEDFVEGLRASVKDEKIVYSIEPGVFKKICEDAEKNLDENFVLIIDEINRGNVSNIFGELITLIEDSKRAGKDEALSVTLPYSKKSFPVPSNLYIVGTMNTADRSLTQIDTALRRRFHFEEMMPNPDLLEGLVIDNINICNLLKCLNERIEALYDREHTLGHAFFMELLEEDKKNIDTLAAIFKNKVIPLLQEYFFDDWGKIQLILGDTVIQKKEKFIQFAMPVPDNLVTPDAYKINYAALDKSETYTAIYVNCPSTVND
- a CDS encoding McrC family protein — its product is MTKSHVIFEHSKITKNCISESAFEWLTRYILEDEEKQPPFIKHYGDRLQVKNYVGIIETPCGTCIEVLPKIYKNETEEEQNKSKQLLWKMLAVVYDLKSLEATEANLEKRSGRLIDILISYFLQAASHIVHRGLRSDYVRIQAERNFIKGRLRVSQQLRQPLSKQHKFQIEYDCFLPNRPENRLLKTALQKVLKWTLDSDNQRHIRQLLLHFDEIPTSTQAKQDLMSWSTQRDMVYYQAAKPWVELIITEQTPWFNKGSWQGISLLFPMETLFEKYVAKQLKKQLVNNFELRTQLNNKYLVKHKTKQEEKYLFQLKPDLAILEKKKIIVILDTKWKLLDISSYQYGLKQSDFYQLFAYGHQYLEGKGDLVLIYPKTERFQEPLSPFYYSEALTLWVVPFCLENNKLILDNTPLLSYFQPTDD
- the ubiH gene encoding 2-octaprenyl-6-methoxyphenyl hydroxylase, which encodes MFDVLIVGGGMVGASLAVALKPLDLRVGLIEAFNFGVAEQPSYDDRSIALSFGSSRIYQGMGIWQKLKSGVESIQHIHVSDKGYFGATRLDADSEGVPALGYVVESRVLGKVLYDELSCSAVETIVPAKVYAVAQDAEQVTVSIERQGVVNQIQTKLLVVCDGTDSKVRQMLGIEVTRSDYRQTALIANVSTSQPHQHSAYERFTSQGPLALLPLTDNRYSLVWTHWTKDVADTLQLDDAAFLQKLQHTFGYRQGLFTKVGKRATYPLVLQKSTKEVAGRAVVIGNASHALHPVAGQGLNLGLRDVAQLADLLAQAAQTQQDVGASELLETYETLRKADYATVVRYTDSLVRLFSTDFMPLNHARAGGLLAVDRIPLVRQWFTRQSMGLRHRQSRLARGLALKC
- a CDS encoding 2OG-Fe(II) oxygenase, giving the protein MLIDFEPIIDALANTGWLVLPNFFATDTVNALRQQALSQWQAGSFHAAGIGQGNGLNVNQAIRGDQVQWLEPCTHGALGQWQTFVEQLRVELNRSLYLGLFEYEHHFALYPAGAFYRSHIDNFRGTSARLVTTLLYLNKDWQAPDGGQLRLYTNGTNGGEFIDIQPQGGTVVLFLSERFWHEVLPANRQRLSLTGWLRKR